One part of the Roseomonas gilardii genome encodes these proteins:
- a CDS encoding DUF3553 domain-containing protein: MSVGNSDLIEPGMRVRHPSRPDWGIGQVQSVTGERVTVNFEHAGKLLINTVHVTLEIVPDR; this comes from the coding sequence ATGTCCGTCGGCAACAGCGACCTGATCGAGCCTGGAATGCGCGTGCGCCATCCGTCGCGCCCGGACTGGGGCATCGGGCAGGTGCAGTCCGTGACCGGAGAGCGTGTGACGGTCAATTTCGAACATGCGGGCAAGCTGCTGATCAATACGGTGCATGTGACACTGGAAATCGTGCCGGATCGCTGA
- a CDS encoding histidine phosphotransferase family protein yields the protein MRFDLSLTQDLCARLCHDLGGPLGSVSGALDLIGPVDEAALVARESAEVLEGRLRLWRALAGAGAGPLDREGLATLLAGGFGGGRVSADLSSMEDGELPATMARAALAAAMLGGEALPRGGTVRLSGGAGALLVLPEGRNAHWPPGLALALAGEAVSGPREVLAPLLVTLAETAECRLDMVPSGNDGIEGLSLLPL from the coding sequence ATGCGATTCGACCTTTCCCTGACCCAGGATCTCTGCGCCCGCCTCTGCCACGACCTGGGCGGCCCCCTGGGCAGCGTGTCCGGTGCGCTCGACCTGATCGGGCCGGTGGACGAGGCCGCGCTGGTGGCCCGCGAAAGCGCCGAGGTGCTGGAGGGCCGGCTGCGGCTCTGGCGGGCGCTCGCCGGCGCCGGCGCCGGCCCGCTGGACCGGGAGGGTCTCGCCACGCTGCTGGCCGGCGGCTTCGGCGGCGGTCGCGTTTCCGCCGACCTGTCCAGCATGGAGGACGGGGAACTGCCCGCGACCATGGCCCGCGCGGCCCTGGCCGCCGCCATGCTGGGCGGCGAGGCCCTGCCGCGCGGCGGCACGGTGCGCCTTTCCGGCGGTGCCGGCGCCCTCCTGGTGCTGCCGGAGGGGCGCAACGCCCACTGGCCGCCCGGCCTGGCCCTGGCGCTGGCCGGAGAGGCGGTGAGCGGCCCGCGCGAGGTGCTCGCGCCGCTGCTGGTGACGCTGGCGGAAACGGCGGAATGCCGGCTGGACATGGTGCCGTCCGGGAACGACGGGATCGAGGGACTGAGCCTGCTGCCGCTCTGA
- the moaA gene encoding GTP 3',8-cyclase MoaA has product MEDPFGRRISYLRVSVTDRCDLRCVYCMAEDMTFLPKAEVLGLEELERLCGAFIDLGVERIRLTGGEPLVRRNVITLFRALGARLHGGGLRELTVTTNGTQLTKLADDLYAAGVRRVNVSLDTLDPDRFRAVTRWGKLDQTLDGIFAAKAAGLAVKINAVALKDVNEAEFDRMVEWCGEHGFDLTLIETMPLGEISGDRTDQYLPLSLVRSRLRRNWTLEESDHRTGGPARYYRVAETGGRLGFITPMTHNFCERCNRVRLTCTGTLYMCLGQEDAADLRHPLRDPALGEAGLQDAIRDAIARKPKGHDFVIDRRQARPALHRHMSVTGG; this is encoded by the coding sequence ATGGAAGACCCGTTCGGACGGCGCATCAGCTACCTGCGTGTCTCGGTCACGGATCGCTGCGACCTGCGCTGCGTTTATTGCATGGCGGAGGACATGACCTTTCTGCCGAAGGCGGAGGTCCTCGGGCTGGAGGAGCTGGAGCGGCTCTGTGGCGCCTTCATCGACCTGGGGGTGGAACGCATCCGGCTGACCGGCGGCGAACCCCTGGTCCGGCGCAACGTGATCACCCTGTTCCGCGCCCTGGGCGCCCGGCTGCATGGCGGCGGGCTGCGGGAGCTGACGGTCACCACCAACGGCACGCAGCTCACGAAGCTGGCGGACGATCTCTACGCTGCCGGGGTACGGCGGGTGAACGTCTCGCTCGACACGCTGGACCCCGACAGATTCCGCGCGGTCACGCGCTGGGGAAAGCTGGACCAGACGCTGGACGGGATCTTCGCCGCCAAGGCCGCCGGCCTCGCCGTGAAGATCAATGCCGTGGCGCTGAAGGACGTGAACGAGGCCGAGTTCGACCGGATGGTCGAATGGTGCGGCGAGCATGGCTTCGACCTCACCCTGATCGAGACCATGCCGCTGGGCGAGATCAGCGGCGACCGCACGGACCAGTACCTGCCGCTCTCGCTGGTGCGGTCCCGGCTGCGGCGGAACTGGACGCTGGAGGAGAGCGACCACCGCACGGGCGGCCCGGCCCGCTACTACCGCGTGGCGGAGACCGGCGGCCGCCTCGGCTTCATCACGCCGATGACCCACAATTTCTGCGAGAGATGCAACCGCGTCCGCCTTACCTGCACGGGCACGCTTTACATGTGCCTGGGGCAGGAGGATGCGGCGGACCTGCGCCACCCGCTGCGCGACCCGGCGCTCGGAGAGGCCGGTTTGCAGGATGCGATCCGCGACGCCATCGCCCGCAAGCCGAAGGGACATGACTTCGTGATTGACCGGAGGCAGGCTCGTCCTGCACTGCATCGTCACATGTCCGTCACCGGGGGCTGA